The following coding sequences lie in one Drosophila sulfurigaster albostrigata strain 15112-1811.04 chromosome 2R, ASM2355843v2, whole genome shotgun sequence genomic window:
- the LOC133836716 gene encoding LOW QUALITY PROTEIN: uncharacterized protein LOC133836716 (The sequence of the model RefSeq protein was modified relative to this genomic sequence to represent the inferred CDS: deleted 1 base in 1 codon), whose product MHNPQRSRSHSNCWWLLPLAFAVAFLLPHVVYGANHSSVIADAELSASERNRRLIPYMAFYLPAPELPINQQYAVKHAPSAGGAQLRPPLAAPSRIPVPVAYMPQPQPQPPPHHPHQHQHSHAHHQGSSAHYQQGAADIYHALQQHQGLAPGHGKDGALPADAGATFIAYKPLNPTTAHKHKTVQHFPPLSQHEQQQQQQQQQQEQFELLPPPAAPQVQYHRQRGKQSKVNLTPFTAQNTLPGHFMPIIYTPVSKPSHNNNNNNELHNGNTINYNKKPASSSTPTEIVYHKNAHQTQIVTDYAPGDGAASSAEQQQQQEERGQEEVLVHPTPSVGYKVYSEPASGSSSSTSSSKTALIVHQKSQQSPGYGHVNKYESYFHMSPDQQQQSLTPQEKYVLYLQQRMKLQRQQQKQQQQQAERYHHQEDAHLQTVQSNTNAGKHQQQQHHNHPLVSSPQPPPQQPPQSSTQQHHSQLHNYNGLFGQQQQQQQQQQQQLQTPPQQVLHIPLRALMGHLNHHNTHEQPDYAKEPLLGSPAPAQFIDYLIDGPRQSLDEEQQQHQQQQHHQESSPSRAPQHAFILVTTPAPYADHPQAPRIHDLTPTRAPVVYKHQPTLRLQPVTPVHNYKATRRPVYITPPTPSETVKITPKYVYVSSKPPAASVPSELPSRPPPIKLKPVYKYAQERPTSAPLPSKVYAQEDADQLPDIRTSSLAEILHKLQASNHLPHTLTPDNIDNSIKTLIRILQNLKQTQTIVANPPQHHETKPSSSSNDHDFDYNTEHTEEEHPPTTVAGKAEADLQHLNKPNKHPGPTTGRAGIDYPNYSEIPKTDFECTQQRYKGFFGDPETNCQVWHYCDLNGGKASFLCPNGTIFSQIALTCDWWFNVKCSTTSQLYVLNERLYKYILPFNPKFPEDYNGPIVDKYLAMKFQEMEEKMRLEKQRKIKQQAEKPEAREEASTPSLPKNHKASPKHGSGINAQVYEQSSERNLLIDDEIDDISERGTYDTYGQAPTTIMAPTTTSLESQTLGRKPIVVSSTPYPEREEEPELTADSELEGEPPADLESSEEEDKLQSLRDTNAVAGQKRLETTKVSVEKLEVIEIKPDGNTGHLMPISGMSESSEQQSDQESSSRESKE is encoded by the exons caGTTGCCTTTCTCCTGCCACACGTTGTGTATGGAGCGAATCACAGCAGCGTTATCGCCGACGCCGAACTCAGCGCATCGGAGCGTAATCGCCGTCTTATTCCCTACATGGCCTTCTATCTGCCCGCCCCGGAGTTGCCCATCAATCAGCAATACGCTGTGAAGCATGCCCCATCTGCAGGCGGAGCACAGCTCCGTCCACCACTAGCTGCACCCAGTCGCATCCCAGTGCCGGTTGCCTACATGCCACAACCTCAACCACAGCCACCACCACATCATccgcatcagcatcagcattcGCATGCACATCATCAGGGATCGTCGGCACATTATCAGCAGGGCGCAGCCGACATTTACCAtgcgctgcagcagcatcagggACTGGCACCTGGTCATGGCAAGGATGGTGCGTTGCCGGCTGATGCGGGCGCCACATTTATTGCCTACAAGCCATTGAACCCAACGACAGCACACAAG cacaaaacTGTGCAGCACTTTCCACCGCTGTCccaacacgaacaacaacagcagcagcaacaacagcaacaggagcagtTTGAGTTACTGCCACCGCCGGCGGCGCCACAAGTGCAGTACCATCGACAGCGGGGCAAACAATCAAAAGTCAATTTAACACCGTTTACAGCACAGAACACGCTGCCGGGACACTTTATGCCCATTATTTATACGCCAGTGAGCAAGccaagccacaacaacaacaataacaatgagcTCCATAATGGCAATACTATCAATTACAACAAGAAGCCAGCGTCGTCTTCGACGCCAACAGAAATTGTCTACCAT AAAAATGCACATCAAACACAAATTGTTACGGATTATGCACCAGGAGATGGAGCAGCTTCGTctgcagagcagcagcagcagcaggaggagaGGGGACAGGAGGAGGTTTTGGTGCATCCAACACCAAG TGTTGGCTATAAAGTATACAGTGAGCCAGCGAGTGGTTCATCCTCATCGACGAGCTCGTCGAAAACCGCATTGATAGTGCATCAAAAGTCGCAACAGTCGCCTGGTTATGGACACGTCAACAAATACGAGAGTTACTTCCACATGTCACCggatcaacagcagcagtcgctgACGCCGCAGGAGAAATACGTGCTCTACTTACAGCAGCGCATGAAgttgcagcggcagcagcaaaaacagcaacagcagcaggctgAGAGATATCATCATCAAGAGGACGCTCATCTCCAGACAGTGCAAAGCAATACGAATGCTGGcaaacatcagcaacaacagcatcacaATCATCCGCTTGTCTCTTCACCACAGCCACCACCACAGCAACCACCACAATCGTcaacacaacaacaccacAGTCAGTTACACAATTACAATGGTCtctttggccaacaacaacaacaacaacaacaacagcaacagcagctgcaaacgCCTCCTCAACAGGTGCTGCATATTCCATTACGTGCCCTCATGGGCCACCTTAACCATCACAATACTCACGAGCAGCCAGATTATGCCAAGGAGCCGCTGCTCGG GTCACCCGCTCCAGCGCAATTCATTGATTACCTCATTGATGGGCCACGCCAATCGTTGGATgaggaacaacagcaacatcaacagcagcaacatcatcaggAGTCGTCGCCATCCCGTGCACCACAACATGCCTTCATTCTGGTGACAACTCCCGCTCCCTATGCCGACCATCCACAGGCACCACGTATTCATGATTTGACGCCCACTCGGGCTCCCGTCGTCTACAAACATCAGCCCACGCTGCGGCTGCAACCCGTGACTCCGGTCCACAATTACAAGGCCACTCGACGTCCCGTCTACATTACGCCTCCCACGCCCAGTGAGACTGTCAAAATTACACCCAAGTACGTTTACGTGTCCAGTAAGCCACCGGCAGCATCGGTGCCTAGTGAATTGCCCAGTCGTCCGCCGCCAATTAAACTGAAGCCTGTCTACAAATACGCCCAGGAGCGGCCAACAAGCGCGCCTTTGCCCAGCAAGGTCTACGCCCAAGAAGATGCGGATCAATTGCCCGACATACGCACCTCATCGCTGGCCGAAATTCTGCACAAGCTGCAGGCGAGCAATCACTTGCCACACACGCTAACTCCGGATAACATTGACAACTCGATAAAGACGCTAATACGCATCTTGCAGAACCTGAAGCAGACACAAACAATTGTCGCGAATCCGCCGCAACATCACGAGACGAAAcccagcagtagcagcaacgaTCATGACTTTGACTACAACACGGAGCACACTGAGGAGGAGCATCCGCCCACGACGGTGGCAGGCAAAGCTGAAGCGGATCTGCAGCATCTCAATAAGCCAA ACAAGCACCCAGGACCTACCACAGGACGTGCTGGCATCGATTATCCCAACTATTCGGAGATTCCCAAGACAGACTTTGAGTGCACACAACAACGCTACAAGGGTTTCTTTGGTGATCCGGAAACCAATTGCCAAGTGTGGCACTATTGCGATCTGAATGGCGGGAAGGCTTCTTTTCTTTGCCCCAATGGCACCATTTTTAGTCAA ATTGCGCTGACTTGTGATTGGTGGTTCAATGTCAAGTGCTCCACAACTTCGCAGCTTTATGTGCTTAACGAACGTCTCTATAAATACATACTGCCCTTCAATCCAAAGTTCCCTGAGGACTACAATGGACCCATAGTGGACAa ATACCTGGCCATGAAGTTCCAGGAGATGGAGGAGAAAATGCGATTGGAAAAGCAACGGAAAATTAAACAGCAAGCGGAAAAACCTGAAGCCAGAGAGGAGGCATCTACACCGTCATTGCCCAAGAATCACAAGGCATCACCGAAACATGGCAGCGGCATTAACGCTCAGGTCTATGAGCAGAGCTCCGAGCGTAATCTGCTGATCGATGATGAAATCGATGACATCTCCGAACGCGGCACCTACGATACATATGGCCAAGCGCCCACCACAATTATGGCACCGACAACAACGTCGCTGGAGTCACAAACATTGGGACGAAAACCCATTGTTGTGTCATCCACGCCTTATCCAGAACGTGAGGAGGAACCAGAGCTGACTGCTGATTCAGAGCTTGAAGGCGAACCGCCAGCAGATTTAGAAAGCAGCGAGGAAGAGGACAAACTACAAAGCTTAAGAGATACGAATGCAGTTGCGGGACAAAAGCGTTTAGAGACAACAAAAGTAAGTGTCGAGAAACTAGAAGTGATTGAGATAAAACCGGATGGTAACACAGGACACCTAATGCCCATCAGTGGCATGTCGGAGAGCAGCGAACAGCAATCGGATCAAGAGTCGAGCAGCAGAGAAAGCAAAGAgtga
- the LOC133839600 gene encoding testis-specific serine/threonine-protein kinase 1-like: MGSTTNNCQLQSRSSDIEALSLQGYKLGHKIGEGSYATVITAQYCNEAGNRADLACKVIDKAKAPTDFVNKFFPRELEILTKLDHPNIIQIHSILQRGLKIFIFMRYAEKGDLLSHIKKTGFIKEKQSKVWFTQMAVALKYLHNHDIAHRDMKCENILLSEHSNVKLADFGFACFCSNGEGMRLASQTYCGSAAYAAPEVVSGVPYDAQMADAWSLGVILFIMLNGKMPFDDSNLSKLLEDQRCMRFAFRRKLHDVITPQAKAAVAVLLEPNPATRWDMHEILNCSWLLMDKKNEK, translated from the coding sequence ATGGGcagcacaacaaacaattgcCAGCTCCAATCGCGAAGCTCAGACATCGAAGCCTTGTCTTTGCAGGGCTATAAACTTGGTCACAAGATCGGCGAAGGATCGTATGCCACCGTAATAACAGCCCAATATTGCAACGAGGCGGGTAATAGAGCAGACTTGGCTTGCAAAGTGATTGACAAGGCGAAGGCGCCAACTGACTTTGTGAACAAGTTCTTCCCACGCGAGTTGGAGATCCTCACCAAACTCGATCATCCCAATATTATACAGATCCACAGCATACTGCAACGTGGTCTGAAGATCTTCATCTTTATGCGTTACGCAGAGAAAGGCGATCTCTTGTCGCACATCAAGAAGACGGGCTTCATCAAGGAGAAACAATCGAAGGTCTGGTTCACACAAATGGCCGTCGCTTTGAAGTATTTGCATAACCACGACATTGCCCATCGCGATATGAAGTGCGAGAATATTTTGCTGTCCGAGCACAGCAATGTCAAGTTGGCCGACTTTGGCTTCGCCTGCTTCTGCAGCAATGGCGAGGGCATGAGATTGGCCTCCCAAACTTACTGCGGCTCAGCTGCTTATGCCGCGCCAGAAGTTGTCAGCGGTGTGCCCTACGATGCCCAGATGGCGGATGCCTGGTCATTGGGTGTCATACTCTTCATTATGCTGAACGGCAAGATGCCGTTTGATGACAGCAATCTGAGTAAACTCCTCGAAGATCAGCGTTGTATGCGCTTTGCCTTTCGGCGCAAGTTGCACGATGTCATCACGCCACAGGCAAAGGCTGCTGTGGCCGTGCTGCTGGAGCCGAATCCGGCGACACGCTGGGATATGCATGAGATACTTAACTGCAGTTGGCTGCTCATGGATAAAAAGAACGAAAAGTAA
- the LOC133839599 gene encoding testis-specific serine/threonine-protein kinase 1-like: MSNYAGNRQLTTRSSDIDALAQRGYNIGHKIGEGSYATVITAGYADESGHGVNLACKIIDKAKAPTDFVHKFFPRELEILTKLDHPNIIQIHSILQRGPKIFIFMRYAEKGDLLTHIKKTGPIDEKQSKVWFFQMAKALKYLHTHDIAHRDLKCENILLSKRLNVKLADFGFSRYCRDDSGNQVKSETYCGSAAYAAPEVVCGVPYDPKLADAWSLGVILFIMMNAKMPFDDSNLTKLLEDQRGKKFSFRRKLQDVISSHAKATVAVLLEPDAAARWDLREILNCSWLLSIEEPRPSAST, from the coding sequence ATGTCAAATTATGCTGGCAATCGGCAACTGACCACGCGCAGCTCTGACATCGATGCACTCGCTCAACGGGGCTACAACATTGGCCACAAGATCGGCGAAGGTTCCTATGCCACAGTGATAACCGCTGGCTATGCGGACGAGAGCGGGCATGGCGTTAATTTAGCCTGCAAAATCATCGATAAGGCCAAAGCACCCACCGATTTTGTGCACAAGTTCTTTCCACGCGAGTTGGAAATTCTAACGAAACTCGATCATCCGAATATCATACAGATTCACAGCATCTTGCAACGCGGTCCCAAGATCTTCATCTTTATGCGTTACGCCGAGAAGGGCGATCTGTTGACGCACATCAAGAAAACGGGCCCCATAGATGAGAAACAATCGAAGGTGTGGTTCTTTCAAATGGCCAAAGCCTTAAAATATCTGCATACTCATGACATTGCCCATCGAGATCTGAAGTGTGAGAATATTCTGCTCTCCAAGCGTCTCAATGTCAAGCTGGCCGACTTTGGTTTCTCGCGCTATTGTCGCGACGACAGTGGCAATCAGGTGAAGTCGGAGACATATTGTGGCTCAGCTGCCTATGCGGCTCCCGAAGTGGTTTGTGGTGTGCCTTACGATCCGAAGCTGGCCGATGCCTGGTCACTGGGTGTCATACTGTTCATTATGATGAACGCTAAAATGCCGTTTGATGATAGCAATCTGACTAAACTGCTGGAGGATCAGCGTGGCAAGAAGTTCTCGTTTCGTCGCAAGCTGCAGGATGTGATCTCTTCACATGCCAAGGCAACGGTGGCTGTGCTCTTGGAACCTGATGCTGCAGCGCGTTGGGATTTGCGTGAGATTCTTAATTGCAGTTGGTTGCTTTCCATTGAGGAGCCGCGTCCTTCGGCCTCCACTTGA